Proteins encoded together in one Shewanella acanthi window:
- a CDS encoding diguanylate cyclase domain-containing protein — protein sequence MDLRVLALSLMLWLIPAVASANDRLDALSELIYQYPSKAQEQIALLEKQQQSENTSDIDKLRLKILKCQNLLQLGENEAAINLAQLGDASAKQLKLDQARPYFLNCQADANINYDNIRNALPLLDSAINLSRRYQQPQALIDALRLRGQLDTDTENFSSSIEDLRIAIDLYPEIKNQTQNWFAPSQAYIYAAMGNLLYATNDMPQAMYYTNLALRAPDAKGKVMHVLLRNAARIAFDNNEREYSDQLEKKSKELLPEIGSPLELAYSYAILASIALDKGNIDTAEEYISISINTFKMQNQRAAMMRSTRLLAQIRFAQHRDQEALSLMNSAIEQGEDLKQYTDLKWFYKIMSDYYVTHDDFKQAYTFLDKRYHATELANEAINNTRLLQFKARLHQQGIQQTTNENMAPHNTERKEFGFDWAYSSLFLVGLFLLGGAIWYFIDRQNYRTSTDDLNVQSLPPLQQLELTLHSAKQGFYPLAILLLNAAQVRQVDVSPLLDDLQHKLREQDRLLRYSMDEIVIVLPYTSGQGAQKVVEQLSPIVKAWQSGDKVSFGIAVMQQFDTLESLIKRASVNQLAKLKDSEPHNHYSPAK from the coding sequence ATGGATCTTCGCGTCTTGGCGCTGAGTCTGATGTTGTGGCTTATCCCCGCAGTGGCGAGTGCTAATGATCGATTAGATGCCCTATCCGAACTCATCTACCAATATCCCAGCAAAGCTCAGGAACAGATTGCACTTTTAGAAAAGCAGCAACAATCTGAAAATACGAGTGATATTGATAAATTACGCCTTAAAATTTTAAAGTGTCAAAACCTGCTGCAGCTCGGTGAAAATGAAGCCGCCATTAACCTAGCTCAATTAGGTGACGCTAGCGCCAAACAGCTTAAACTGGATCAGGCTAGACCCTATTTTTTAAATTGTCAGGCCGATGCTAATATCAATTATGATAACATTCGAAACGCATTGCCCCTGCTCGATTCAGCGATAAATCTCTCCAGAAGATATCAACAACCACAGGCGTTAATTGACGCGCTCAGACTGCGTGGTCAACTCGATACCGATACCGAAAACTTCTCTTCTTCAATCGAAGATTTGCGCATTGCCATCGATCTGTATCCTGAAATTAAAAACCAAACACAAAACTGGTTTGCCCCTTCTCAGGCCTATATTTATGCCGCCATGGGTAATTTACTCTATGCGACCAATGACATGCCCCAAGCCATGTATTACACCAATCTGGCCCTACGCGCTCCGGATGCCAAGGGTAAAGTAATGCATGTATTGTTACGTAACGCCGCTCGAATAGCATTTGACAATAATGAGCGAGAATACAGCGACCAACTCGAGAAAAAATCGAAAGAATTATTGCCTGAAATTGGCTCTCCTTTAGAACTTGCCTATAGCTATGCCATTCTTGCCTCAATCGCATTAGATAAAGGTAATATTGATACAGCAGAGGAGTATATCTCTATAAGTATCAATACCTTTAAAATGCAAAATCAAAGAGCGGCGATGATGCGTTCGACACGGTTGCTTGCACAAATTCGTTTCGCACAGCACAGAGACCAAGAAGCCTTAAGTCTAATGAACTCGGCTATTGAGCAAGGGGAAGACCTTAAACAATACACTGATTTGAAATGGTTTTATAAGATTATGAGTGATTATTACGTGACTCATGATGACTTTAAGCAAGCCTATACATTTTTAGACAAACGCTACCATGCAACAGAGCTGGCCAATGAGGCCATTAATAATACAAGGCTGTTACAATTTAAGGCTCGTCTACATCAACAGGGAATACAGCAAACAACGAATGAAAATATGGCGCCACACAATACTGAGCGCAAAGAATTTGGCTTTGACTGGGCTTACAGCAGCTTGTTTTTAGTTGGCTTATTCTTACTTGGTGGTGCGATTTGGTACTTTATTGATAGACAGAATTACCGGACAAGTACTGATGATCTTAACGTACAATCTTTACCACCGTTGCAACAGTTAGAACTCACCCTGCATAGCGCCAAACAGGGGTTTTATCCGCTGGCCATTTTACTATTAAATGCCGCGCAAGTACGGCAAGTGGATGTGTCACCGTTGCTCGATGACTTACAACACAAGTTACGAGAACAGGATAGATTACTGCGTTATTCCATGGATGAAATTGTGATTGTGCTGCCATACACTTCAGGCCAAGGAGCGCAAAAAGTTGTCGAACAACTAAGTCCTATTGTTAAAGCGTGGCAAAGTGGGGATAAGGTCAGTTTTGGCATCGCGGTCATGCAGCAGTTTGATACTTTGGAATCCTTAATCAAGCGAGCCAGCGTTAATCAGTTAGCCAAGCTTAAGGACAGTGAACCACATAATCACTATTCACCTGCCAAATAG
- the argA gene encoding amino-acid N-acetyltransferase encodes MRTTELVDGFRHSAPYVNAHRGKTFVVMLGGEALAQNQFRSILNDVALLHSLGIKVVLVYGARPQIDAALAANGIEPAYHEGVRITDEDSLKVIKQVAGALQFDITARLSMSLSNTPMQGAQINLVSGNFVIAQPLGVDNGVDFCLSGRVRRIDVQGLKRQLDNHCIVLMGPIAASVTGESFNLTAEEIATQVAIKLKADKMIGFSSQNGILDRNGDAIAELMPNDAQCILNKLAEQGSACIGTMAFLKASIDACRNGVPRCHLVSYLDDGALLQELFSREGIGTQIVTESAERLRRASISDIGGILNLIRPLEEQGILVRRSREQLEIEIEQFMLIERDGLVIGCAALYPFEEDNAGEFACLVVHPDYRDADRGSLLLKNIIGQARSRGYSRLFALTTRSIHWFLEHGFVIEDVEALPQKKKQLYNYQRRSKILALDL; translated from the coding sequence GTGCGTACCACTGAACTGGTTGATGGATTTCGCCACTCTGCGCCCTATGTAAACGCCCACAGGGGAAAAACCTTTGTGGTGATGTTGGGTGGAGAGGCTTTAGCTCAAAATCAATTCCGCAGCATTTTGAATGATGTTGCCCTGTTGCACAGTTTAGGCATTAAGGTGGTGTTAGTTTACGGCGCAAGGCCGCAGATAGATGCCGCGTTGGCCGCCAACGGTATTGAACCCGCCTACCACGAAGGTGTACGTATCACGGATGAAGACTCGCTTAAGGTGATTAAGCAGGTCGCTGGCGCATTGCAGTTTGATATTACCGCGCGTTTATCTATGAGTTTAAGCAATACCCCAATGCAGGGCGCGCAAATCAACTTAGTCAGTGGCAACTTTGTGATTGCTCAGCCACTCGGGGTAGATAATGGCGTCGATTTTTGTCTCAGTGGTAGAGTGCGTCGTATCGATGTGCAGGGGTTAAAACGTCAGCTCGATAATCATTGTATTGTGTTGATGGGGCCGATTGCGGCTTCGGTAACGGGTGAGAGCTTTAACCTTACCGCGGAAGAGATTGCGACCCAAGTTGCGATAAAGCTTAAGGCCGATAAGATGATCGGTTTTAGTTCGCAGAACGGAATTCTTGACCGTAATGGCGATGCGATTGCCGAGTTAATGCCAAATGACGCACAATGCATTTTAAATAAGCTCGCCGAGCAGGGGTCAGCCTGCATTGGGACCATGGCGTTTCTTAAGGCCAGTATTGATGCATGCCGTAACGGAGTACCCCGTTGCCATTTGGTTAGTTATTTAGACGATGGTGCGCTGCTACAGGAACTCTTCTCCCGTGAAGGTATTGGTACCCAAATCGTTACCGAAAGCGCTGAGCGTTTGCGCCGCGCATCGATCAGCGATATTGGCGGTATTCTCAATCTTATCCGTCCACTCGAGGAACAAGGCATTCTCGTTCGTCGTAGCCGCGAACAATTGGAGATTGAAATCGAGCAGTTTATGCTAATTGAACGTGACGGCTTGGTGATAGGTTGTGCGGCCTTGTATCCCTTCGAGGAGGATAATGCCGGTGAGTTTGCTTGCCTTGTAGTGCATCCCGATTATCGTGATGCTGACCGTGGTAGCTTACTGCTAAAAAACATCATTGGTCAGGCGCGTAGTCGTGGTTATTCGCGCTTATTTGCGCTGACGACTCGCAGCATTCACTGGTTCCTTGAGCATGGTTTTGTGATTGAAGATGTTGAGGCGCTGCCACAGAAGAAAAAGCAGCTGTATAACTATCAGCGCCGCTCTAAGATCCTCGCCCTCGATCTTTAA
- the rpmB gene encoding 50S ribosomal protein L28: MSRVCQVTGKKPMVGNNRSHAKNATRRRFLPNLQNHRFWLEEEKRFVQLRVSTKGIRLIDKKGIEVVVAELRARGEKV, encoded by the coding sequence ATGTCAAGAGTATGCCAAGTTACTGGCAAGAAGCCGATGGTTGGTAACAACCGTTCGCACGCAAAAAACGCGACCCGTCGTCGTTTTTTACCTAACCTGCAAAACCACCGTTTCTGGTTAGAAGAAGAAAAACGTTTCGTACAGTTACGTGTATCTACTAAAGGTATCCGTCTGATCGATAAAAAAGGTATCGAAGTTGTTGTTGCTGAACTTCGTGCCCGTGGCGAGAAGGTGTAA
- the coaBC gene encoding bifunctional phosphopantothenoylcysteine decarboxylase/phosphopantothenate--cysteine ligase CoaBC, protein MKSVSLITKNILLGIGGGIAAYKSADLVRRLKDRGFDVRVVMSQSAMEFITPLTLQALSGHPVASSLLDPAAEAAMGHIELARWADLVIIAPATANLLARINAGMADELITTTCLATEAPIALCPAMNQQMYRNVATQANLASLASRDYTIWGPASGSQACGEVGLGRMLEPLDIADLAVQFFAKDTEIQPLAGQSVLITAGPTREPIDPVRYISNHSSGKMGFALAKAAADMGADVTLVSGPVNLATPEGVNRIDVESAQDMLNAVMDIIDKKDIFIGCAAVADYRVSDVASSKIKKSSEEMQLALVRNPDILATVASLPNRPFVVGFAAETNDVETYARDKLKRKNLDMIAANDVSVAGLGFNADANALRVFWPQGNQDFPATDKLTLAQQLLSLIVKEKYN, encoded by the coding sequence ATGAAGTCTGTGAGTCTGATAACCAAAAACATCCTATTAGGCATTGGTGGCGGTATTGCGGCCTATAAAAGTGCGGATTTAGTGCGTCGCCTTAAGGATCGCGGCTTCGATGTGCGCGTGGTCATGAGCCAAAGTGCGATGGAATTTATCACCCCATTGACCCTGCAAGCCCTCTCTGGCCATCCAGTAGCGTCAAGCTTGCTCGACCCAGCCGCAGAAGCCGCCATGGGCCATATTGAGCTCGCACGCTGGGCAGACTTAGTCATTATCGCCCCTGCCACGGCGAATTTGCTTGCCCGCATCAATGCGGGAATGGCTGATGAACTCATTACCACGACTTGCCTTGCCACCGAAGCACCGATTGCGCTTTGCCCAGCAATGAACCAACAGATGTACCGCAACGTGGCGACGCAGGCCAATTTAGCTAGCCTTGCTAGCCGTGATTACACCATTTGGGGGCCAGCCAGTGGCAGTCAGGCCTGCGGTGAAGTCGGCCTAGGTCGTATGTTAGAACCACTGGATATTGCTGATCTTGCCGTTCAATTTTTTGCAAAAGACACAGAAATACAACCGTTAGCAGGCCAGTCGGTACTGATTACTGCAGGCCCGACCCGCGAACCTATCGATCCTGTGCGTTATATCTCTAATCACAGCTCAGGCAAAATGGGCTTTGCGCTGGCGAAAGCCGCCGCCGATATGGGGGCTGACGTGACCTTGGTCTCAGGTCCAGTAAATTTAGCCACCCCAGAGGGTGTAAACCGAATCGATGTAGAATCCGCCCAAGACATGCTTAACGCTGTTATGGATATCATTGATAAAAAAGATATTTTTATTGGCTGCGCCGCTGTAGCCGATTATCGTGTTAGCGATGTTGCCAGCAGTAAGATCAAAAAATCCAGTGAAGAAATGCAACTTGCGCTAGTACGGAATCCTGATATCTTAGCCACGGTTGCGAGCCTGCCGAATCGCCCATTTGTGGTTGGATTTGCAGCCGAAACCAATGATGTTGAAACCTATGCCCGCGATAAGCTCAAACGTAAAAATTTGGATATGATCGCCGCAAACGATGTCTCCGTTGCCGGCCTTGGCTTTAACGCCGATGCCAATGCGTTACGGGTATTTTGGCCACAGGGCAATCAAGACTTCCCTGCAACCGATAAACTCACGCTCGCGCAGCAGCTACTTTCGTTGATAGTGAAAGAAAAATATAACTAG
- a CDS encoding PH domain-containing protein, giving the protein MVTQFFALAPLTQTSILSFVVLLLGLVGILWMVWAKPMPKVAKSASLGILLVMLSGFAWVFYQSSRAEIELTENELKLDIPFYKVQLARTDLLIDQARIVDLKQDAGLKPSFKTNGIGMPGFKLGWFNLHNKGKAFVALTDRAELVLLPTTKGYSLLLSVPEGKRFIEQLQK; this is encoded by the coding sequence ATGGTGACTCAATTTTTCGCTCTTGCGCCACTTACGCAAACCTCAATCCTCAGTTTTGTTGTTTTACTCTTAGGCTTAGTCGGCATTCTTTGGATGGTGTGGGCAAAACCTATGCCTAAGGTCGCAAAATCGGCCAGTCTGGGGATTTTGTTGGTGATGCTTTCTGGTTTTGCTTGGGTGTTTTACCAATCCAGCCGCGCTGAAATAGAACTTACTGAAAACGAACTAAAGCTCGATATTCCCTTTTACAAAGTGCAACTAGCACGAACTGATTTGCTTATTGATCAGGCTCGAATTGTTGATTTGAAACAGGATGCTGGGCTAAAACCAAGCTTTAAGACTAACGGTATTGGTATGCCGGGATTTAAATTAGGTTGGTTTAATTTGCACAATAAGGGCAAAGCATTTGTGGCATTGACGGATAGAGCAGAATTGGTGCTGTTGCCAACCACTAAGGGGTATAGCTTGTTGTTATCGGTACCAGAGGGAAAGCGTTTTATTGAGCAACTCCAAAAGTAG
- the rpmG gene encoding 50S ribosomal protein L33: protein MAKAKGNREKIKLVSTAKTGHFYTTEKNKRNMPEKMEIKKFDPVIRQHVIYKEAKIK, encoded by the coding sequence ATGGCTAAAGCTAAAGGTAATCGTGAGAAGATCAAATTAGTTTCTACAGCTAAAACTGGTCACTTCTACACAACTGAAAAAAACAAGCGTAACATGCCTGAGAAAATGGAAATCAAAAAATTTGATCCAGTAATTCGTCAGCACGTTATCTACAAAGAAGCTAAAATCAAGTAA
- the slmA gene encoding nucleoid occlusion factor SlmA, translating to MAVSPKINRREHILQCLAQMLETSPGQRITTAKLASEVGVSEAALYRHFPSKARMFEGLIEFIEESLLSRINIIMDDEKDTMKRCQLVLQLLLIFAERNPGISRVLNGDALLGENERLRSRISTLFAKIETQLKQILREKTLREGKGFNLEEAILANLLLAFAEGRIAQFVRSEFKLKPTQHFDEQWRFIQIQLLQS from the coding sequence ATGGCTGTAAGCCCAAAAATTAATCGTCGTGAACACATTCTGCAATGCCTCGCGCAAATGCTAGAAACCAGCCCAGGACAACGCATCACCACAGCTAAACTTGCCTCAGAAGTTGGCGTGTCGGAAGCGGCACTTTATCGTCACTTTCCAAGTAAGGCGCGGATGTTTGAAGGTTTGATCGAATTTATCGAAGAGTCTTTACTCTCACGCATTAACATCATCATGGATGATGAAAAAGACACTATGAAGCGTTGCCAGCTCGTGCTGCAACTGCTGCTGATTTTCGCCGAGCGCAACCCCGGCATTTCCCGCGTCTTAAACGGTGATGCCCTATTAGGTGAAAACGAGCGTCTACGCAGTCGTATCAGCACCCTATTTGCCAAAATTGAAACCCAGTTAAAGCAAATTCTGCGGGAAAAAACCCTGCGCGAGGGCAAAGGCTTCAACCTCGAAGAAGCGATTCTCGCCAACCTACTGCTCGCCTTTGCCGAAGGCCGCATCGCCCAGTTTGTTCGCAGCGAGTTTAAACTCAAGCCAACACAACACTTCGATGAGCAGTGGCGCTTTATCCAAATCCAGCTTTTGCAAAGCTAA
- the radC gene encoding RadC family protein, translating to MAIKDWPDGEGPRDKLLLKGAAQLTDAELLAVLLRNGLSGLNAVDLARSLILEFGGLRGLLCASKHQVCRLPGVGPVKYAQLQAAAELARRVAQENLQRGQVLTNPDLTRDYLMRQLADRSYEVFAILLLDSQHRVIQFVELFRGTIDSASVYPREVVSLVLEKKAAAVIVCHNHPSGIAEPSQADRRITERLKNALATIDVSLLDHMVVGDREIVSFAERGWIN from the coding sequence ATGGCGATTAAGGATTGGCCCGACGGCGAAGGGCCTAGGGATAAGCTATTGCTAAAGGGTGCTGCCCAGCTCACCGATGCTGAATTATTAGCCGTTTTACTCCGTAATGGTCTTTCTGGGCTCAATGCAGTGGATTTAGCTCGCTCGTTAATCCTTGAATTTGGTGGTTTAAGGGGCTTACTTTGCGCATCAAAGCATCAGGTGTGTCGACTTCCGGGCGTTGGACCTGTAAAATACGCGCAGCTTCAGGCCGCGGCTGAATTAGCGAGGCGTGTGGCACAGGAAAACCTGCAGAGAGGTCAGGTTTTGACTAATCCTGATTTAACTCGGGATTATTTAATGAGACAATTAGCTGACCGCTCCTATGAAGTGTTCGCAATTTTGCTGCTGGATAGCCAGCATAGAGTGATTCAATTCGTCGAATTATTCCGCGGAACAATAGATTCAGCCTCAGTGTATCCACGCGAAGTGGTGAGCTTAGTGTTGGAGAAAAAAGCAGCAGCCGTCATAGTGTGTCACAATCATCCGTCTGGTATCGCCGAGCCCAGTCAGGCTGACAGACGAATCACTGAGCGATTAAAAAATGCGTTAGCAACCATAGACGTATCCCTATTGGACCATATGGTTGTTGGTGATCGAGAGATAGTTTCCTTTGCGGAACGAGGCTGGATTAATTAA
- the rarD gene encoding EamA family transporter RarD, translating into MPENEYRKGILLAISAYCMWGVAPLYFKLIHQVSPTEILLHRVIWSFVFMVIIMLFIGGFEKVRQVLKQPKQLLVLCLTSIIIAANWLIFIWAVNNDHLLDASLGYFINPLLNVLLGMVFLGERLRKLQWFAVALASAGVVIQLISFGSIPIVSLALAGTFGAYALMRKKVNVDAKSGLLIETAILMPVALIYLLSTLDTASANMATNDWQLNLMLIAAGIVTTIPLLCFAGAAVRIPLSILGFFQYIGPSIMFILAITLFNEPFDIEKSITFGFIWCALLVFTFDMAYKRKSA; encoded by the coding sequence ATGCCAGAGAATGAATACCGTAAGGGAATACTCCTCGCCATCAGTGCCTACTGTATGTGGGGAGTCGCACCCTTATATTTCAAACTGATCCATCAAGTTTCCCCCACCGAAATACTACTGCACCGCGTGATTTGGTCATTCGTGTTTATGGTGATCATCATGCTGTTTATTGGAGGATTCGAAAAAGTTCGCCAAGTATTAAAGCAACCAAAACAACTGCTAGTGTTATGCCTAACGTCCATCATCATCGCCGCTAACTGGTTGATTTTTATCTGGGCAGTGAATAACGATCATCTGCTCGATGCTAGTCTTGGTTACTTTATCAATCCATTATTAAACGTATTACTTGGGATGGTGTTTTTAGGGGAAAGATTGCGTAAGCTGCAATGGTTTGCAGTCGCGCTGGCAAGTGCTGGCGTTGTGATCCAATTAATTTCGTTTGGCTCAATCCCAATCGTTTCTCTCGCGCTAGCCGGCACTTTTGGGGCCTATGCGTTAATGCGCAAAAAGGTCAATGTGGATGCCAAATCGGGGCTATTAATCGAAACGGCGATCCTTATGCCAGTAGCATTAATTTATCTACTGAGCACCTTAGATACCGCGAGTGCCAATATGGCGACCAACGATTGGCAGTTAAACCTAATGTTAATTGCCGCAGGGATTGTGACCACGATTCCATTGTTGTGTTTCGCCGGAGCTGCGGTGCGTATTCCGCTGTCGATACTGGGGTTTTTCCAATATATCGGCCCAAGTATTATGTTTATCCTCGCTATTACACTCTTTAATGAGCCCTTCGATATCGAGAAAAGCATCACCTTCGGCTTTATCTGGTGTGCGCTACTGGTGTTCACCTTTGATATGGCTTACAAACGTAAATCGGCTTGA
- the recQ gene encoding DNA helicase RecQ — protein sequence MDSQVPDIYDDPLAQCLAQVFGYREFRDGQREVIERVCQGQDCLVIMPTGGGKSLCYQLPALLMNGVTIVVSPLISLMKDQVDSLLQTGVAAAYLNSSLPREQSLEVLRQLHRGELKLLYVSPERLLTPDFIERMRSLPLAMFAIDEAHCISQWGHDFRPEYAALGQLKQLFPHVPMMALTATADQATRQNICERLQIEPYRLLSSFDRPNIRYTVAEKLNAANQLRQFLLQQKGSSGVIYCSSRRRVDEVAERLTLQGFYAKAYHAGMTPEERGDVQDSFLKDQIDIVVATVAFGMGINKSNVRFVVHYDIPKSIEAYYQETGRAGRDGLDAEAFMLFDPADIGRVRHLIEQSEPGPQQQVEFHKLNTMAAFAEAQTCRRQVLLHYFDESALEPCGNCDICLDPPKRYNGTEDAQKVLSCIYRLGQRFGINHLIEVLRGSKAASVVDRGHDKLSTWGIGKEKSHEHWLSVIRQLIHLGLASQDVTRGSSIVLNPSARPILKGEVALMLAEPRIQLTEIKRKPTTARAPLNYDRKLFARLKTLRRTIAEEQDVPPYLVFNDATLAEMAAMMPTSAGEMLAVNGVGERKLSRFGNDFLDEIEAYLAGE from the coding sequence ATGGACTCCCAGGTACCCGACATATACGATGATCCACTCGCCCAATGCCTTGCACAGGTATTTGGCTACCGTGAATTTAGAGACGGTCAGCGTGAGGTGATTGAGCGTGTTTGTCAGGGGCAGGATTGTCTCGTGATCATGCCAACGGGTGGTGGTAAGAGTCTGTGTTATCAATTGCCTGCGCTGCTGATGAATGGCGTGACTATTGTCGTGTCGCCATTGATTTCATTGATGAAAGATCAGGTCGACAGTCTACTGCAAACCGGTGTCGCTGCGGCCTATCTCAATTCTTCTTTGCCCCGCGAGCAGAGCCTAGAAGTACTAAGGCAACTCCATCGCGGCGAGCTTAAATTGCTCTACGTTTCGCCTGAGCGATTGTTAACCCCAGATTTTATCGAGCGGATGCGCTCGTTGCCCTTAGCGATGTTTGCCATCGATGAAGCCCACTGTATCAGTCAATGGGGCCATGATTTTCGCCCTGAATATGCCGCCCTTGGTCAATTAAAACAACTGTTTCCCCATGTGCCTATGATGGCGCTTACGGCAACTGCAGATCAGGCAACGAGACAGAATATTTGCGAGCGTTTGCAGATTGAACCCTATCGGCTGTTATCGAGTTTTGATAGGCCTAACATTCGCTATACGGTTGCCGAAAAACTCAATGCAGCGAATCAATTACGCCAGTTTTTACTGCAGCAGAAGGGCAGTAGTGGGGTGATTTATTGCAGTAGTCGCCGCCGTGTCGATGAGGTGGCTGAGCGTTTAACCCTGCAAGGATTTTATGCCAAGGCCTATCATGCAGGTATGACGCCAGAAGAGCGCGGCGACGTGCAGGATAGTTTTCTTAAGGATCAAATCGATATTGTGGTCGCTACCGTTGCCTTTGGCATGGGGATCAACAAATCTAACGTTCGCTTTGTGGTGCATTACGATATTCCTAAGAGTATTGAAGCTTACTATCAAGAAACGGGGCGTGCAGGGCGTGATGGACTCGATGCCGAAGCCTTTATGTTGTTTGACCCCGCCGATATCGGCAGGGTGCGACATCTAATTGAACAATCTGAACCTGGGCCACAACAGCAAGTGGAATTCCATAAGCTCAATACCATGGCGGCCTTTGCAGAGGCGCAAACTTGTCGCCGTCAGGTTTTACTGCATTATTTTGATGAAAGTGCGCTTGAGCCCTGTGGTAACTGTGATATCTGCCTCGACCCACCAAAGCGTTATAACGGTACTGAGGATGCGCAAAAGGTGCTGTCCTGTATTTATCGTTTGGGGCAACGATTTGGTATTAATCATTTGATTGAAGTGCTTAGGGGGTCAAAGGCGGCATCCGTCGTTGACCGAGGCCACGATAAACTCAGTACTTGGGGCATAGGTAAAGAAAAAAGTCACGAGCATTGGCTGAGTGTGATTCGCCAACTGATCCATTTGGGGCTAGCGAGTCAGGATGTGACACGGGGCTCATCGATAGTCTTGAATCCGTCCGCACGTCCTATTTTAAAGGGCGAGGTTGCACTCATGCTGGCCGAACCGCGGATCCAATTGACTGAAATTAAGCGTAAGCCTACCACGGCAAGGGCGCCGCTAAATTACGACCGTAAGTTGTTTGCCCGCTTAAAAACATTGAGACGCACTATTGCTGAGGAGCAGGACGTTCCACCCTATTTGGTGTTTAACGATGCGACATTAGCCGAAATGGCGGCCATGATGCCTACCAGTGCTGGGGAGATGCTCGCCGTTAACGGCGTCGGCGAGCGTAAGCTGAGTCGTTTTGGTAATGATTTTCTGGATGAGATCGAGGCCTATTTGGCAGGTGAATAG
- the dut gene encoding dUTP diphosphatase translates to MKTPIELKILDSRIGSEFPLPTYATPGSAGMDLRAMIDTTMTIAPGETQLIPTGIAIHVADSGLAAVILPRSGLGHKHGIVLGNLVGLIDSDYQGPLMVSCWNRGDTPFTLEIGDRLAQLVFVPVIQAQFKLVDEFDSSDRGEGGFGHSGTK, encoded by the coding sequence ATGAAAACACCCATTGAATTAAAGATCCTCGATTCTCGCATCGGCTCCGAGTTCCCATTGCCCACCTACGCCACACCTGGCAGCGCGGGTATGGATCTTCGTGCCATGATAGATACCACCATGACGATTGCCCCGGGCGAAACCCAACTTATCCCAACGGGTATCGCTATCCATGTTGCAGACTCAGGCTTAGCAGCCGTTATTCTGCCACGCTCGGGACTCGGCCATAAACATGGCATCGTACTCGGTAATCTCGTTGGGCTGATTGATTCTGATTATCAAGGCCCATTGATGGTGTCGTGTTGGAACCGTGGTGACACGCCATTTACCTTAGAAATTGGCGATCGTCTGGCACAACTGGTGTTTGTTCCTGTAATTCAAGCGCAATTCAAACTCGTTGATGAGTTCGACAGCTCAGACCGTGGTGAAGGTGGATTTGGCCATTCTGGTACCAAATAA
- a CDS encoding thioesterase family protein, giving the protein MTTSIQTDVIQRVAEIFDQHVPFHNLMGLRIKRYDIDGVEVVVEMKPELIGNIHQQILHGGVTATVLDVVGGLTAFAGLVASREDWTTEELQQRLQTLGTIDMRVDYLRPGRGLVFTGTGSVIRAGNRVSVCRMELHNEQGTHIAFGTGTYMVG; this is encoded by the coding sequence ATGACCACAAGCATTCAAACCGACGTAATCCAACGTGTCGCCGAAATCTTTGACCAACACGTTCCCTTCCATAACTTAATGGGATTACGCATTAAACGCTATGACATCGACGGTGTGGAAGTGGTGGTCGAAATGAAACCTGAACTCATTGGCAATATACATCAGCAGATCCTCCATGGTGGTGTCACAGCAACAGTGCTCGATGTGGTCGGCGGCCTCACCGCCTTTGCTGGATTGGTGGCCAGTCGCGAAGACTGGACGACAGAAGAGTTACAACAACGACTACAGACCCTAGGCACTATCGATATGCGGGTCGATTATCTTCGCCCTGGTCGCGGTTTAGTATTTACGGGGACAGGAAGCGTCATCCGTGCCGGTAACCGAGTTTCAGTTTGCCGGATGGAATTACATAACGAGCAGGGAACACACATCGCCTTCGGCACGGGCACTTACATGGTCGGTTAA